CCAATGAGATTGTATATTTTTATTAGTGTTATTTTCTTCATCCTCATCAGCAATCTTACCGACCGAGGTAACCAGGTAAATTTTAAGTATTCAAATGGTATCAGTGGGCAGGGAGAACCTGATACCTTACAATTTTTTGATTTCAAATATGTATGGAATCCGGACAGTAGCACGATGCTCAATAAAAATTTATTGAATTCCAATACCATCGATTCACTTCTTTTGGCTCAGGATTTAGAACTGAGTTTTTACAACCGGACGGTATTAAAAACTTATATAAAATTCTTCACCGGAAATTTTTCAAAGAATGCTTTGTTCGAAAAATTTATAAAGATTATTTCGGTTCTGATGTTTGTCCTGATGCCTGTATTTGCTTTGTTGATGTACCTGGTCCACATCAGATCAAAAAGAAACTACTATGAATTCCTGATTTTCTCAATACATAATCATACTGCTTTGTTCAGCCTGCTGTTGATCTTTATGATGATTGACAGTTGGGTATATAGTAGTTATTGGATCTTCCTCCTTTTTATGGTCTGGCTGGTCTTTTATTTTATAAGTTCTCAAAAAACCTGCTTTGGTCAATCCACCCTAAAGACAATTTTCAAAACCTGCCTGGTTGGATTTTCATACCTGATCATATTGTTTTTCTTTTTGATCATCTCGGTCATCGCGGGATTTATTATGGTCTAGCTGGTAGAGTTAAATTCTGAGCTTTCATTCTTCAGAATTGACTACTGACTATTTAATATTTACCATTTAATATTTACTATTTAACCTTTACTATTTAACCTTCCCCTAGTATTTCTTCTTCCGTTCCCAATAATTTTGACCCTCCAATTCTTCACAGATCGACAAATAGCTTTGATAGCGAAGGGCAGAAATTTCATTGTTTTCAATGGCCTCCTTTACGGCACAACCGGGTTCGTTCCGATGGGTGCATAAATTTCCAAATCTGCACCGGTCCGAAAATTGAAAAAACTCCTTAAAGTTGTGTGCCACATCCATCACCTCCATGTTGTTGAATCCAAGGGTCTTAATGCCTGGTGTGTCAATGACAAAAGTATTTTCACTGATTTCGAACATCTCAGCAAAGGTGGTCGTGTGGGTTCCTTTTCCGGTATAATTGCTCAATGCAGAAGTTTTCAGATCCATCTCCGGATCGAGGGCGTTGAGTAAACTGCTTTTACCCGCACCGGATTGACCGGCAATCAGGCAGGTTTTATTTCTGATCAATTCCTTTAGTTGATCAATGTTGCTGTGATGGATGGTCGAAACCGGCAAGACAGAATATCCTATGCGCTGATACATCCATTCGACTGCTCTAAAAGTCTCCCAATCCTCTGCATCCCAAAGGTCTGATTTGTTGAACAATATCAAAACCGGGATATCGCGGGGTTCGGTGGTTAATAAAAACCGATCGATAAAACCCAGTTTTAAATCAGGTTCTTTAATGGTGGAAACAACGATGGCAAGATCAACATTGGCAGCAATGAGGTGAATCTGGTGTTTTTTGCGCGGACTCTGGCGTGCAATAAAATTTTTTCTGGGCAGAATGGACTGAATAATTCCCTGCTCGTCTCCCTCTTCCGACAGATTGACAAAATCACCAACGGCCACAGGATTCGTAAGTTCTTTTTCCAACAACTTCATTTTTCCTGCAATTCTGCATTTAAGGGTTTGCTTTGTCTCAGGAAGATACACTTCGTACCAACTTCCGGTGGACCTCTTGACCAGACCTTTTTTCATGAATCGATATGAATTTGATGGGCATCATCTCTTGCCTGAATGAGTTCTGTTACGAGTTGAGGATTTTGTTCCAGTGCATTCCCAACAACGATCAGATCTACCCCATTTTTATAAAGGTCAAAACACGCCTTGCCATTTTTGATTCCACCGCCCGTGATCAAAGGAATTTGAATACTTTGTGATACACAAGAAACCATCTCATTGCTGATTGGAGTGCTTGCTCCACTGCCAGCTTCCAGATAAATTAACTTAAAACCCAATTGCTCCGCTGCAATGGCCGTAGCCAGGGCGAGTGGGAAACGATCTGCCGGAATAGGAATGGTCTGGGTGATATATGCAGTGCTGGACACCTGACCCCCATCAATCAAAATATAAGCCGTTGGGATGATTTCCAATCCGGAGTTTCTCAAGGTCATTGAAGCTTCCACCTGTTTGCCAATCAAATATTCGGGATTTCTGCCAGATACCAGGGATAAAAGCAATATGGCGTCTGCGCTGTTGTGAATTTGCATTCCATTTCCCGGAAAAATGACAACCGGAATGTTTGTCTGAATTTTAATCTTGCGAATCAGTTCCGGCATCGCATCATCTAAAATCAAGCTGCCGCCAATAAAGAAAAAATCTACTTTGCTTTGAATGGACTTTCTTAAAATTAAATCAAAATCAACAGACTTAATATGATCCGGATCCAACAATACGGCCAGGCTCTTCCTTCCCTTTTGTTTCTGAAGTAGAATTTGCTTGTATAAATGGTCCTTATTCATTCGATTCACACACAAAGTTAATTCTTAATTGGCCATTCGCGATATACACATCAAGGATGAGTCTATTGATTGAGATCCATAGGATAAAACGGCTGCACCATCCGGGTTATCCTTTGTAGTTGTGGTCGACAAAAGTAGTCTGTAAATCATATTATCCATTGAGCTGGTAGTTTTGATTGCTTAGTATTGATATAAACCGGCCTATCTAATTTTCATTCAACAAAACCCTGATTGTACTGTCTATCCGGTTAAACTGACGGATGCATTCACTGTGTCCTTCCACAAAATCCTTGTGGTATTCTCCTCCCTCATGAATGTAGCGGATGACTCCCTTTTTATCCAACAAAAAACTGACAGATGTAAAGTCTTTTGGGCCATCTTCCAGCCAGTACCTGTTTAGATTTTTCCATTGAGCATCTTCTGCGATTGGAAAAGTAAAATTCTTATCTTTGATATATTCATATACTTCATTTTCTTCCAACTTGCGGGGAGCGGGTTTCGGATGGTAAATGCCTAAAACGACCAGTCCTGAATCTGACAATGTTTGATGCCATTCGTTGAGCGCATCCGCAGAAGCAATACAAAATATGCATTCGTCTGTCCACCAGCGGATCAGTACTACTTTGGATTGTAATGACCGAAGAGAAGGTATTTCTTTGTTCCACCAGCGCATGCTTACCAATTCGGGTGCTGGTTTACCCAGTTGTGCTCCTTTCGGGATGCAACCAATCAACATAAACATACAAAGTATCTGCATAAAGATTTGAATTGCAGATACGCTTCCCAAAAAAAATCGGGACCTTGGTGGAGGAATTAATTCCTCATCCATTCGGTGCCATCCTTGCCATCTTTGAGCAGAATGCCCAATGCAGAAAGTGAGTCTCTGATTTTATCCGAAGCCGCCCAGTTTTTCTGGTCGCGGAGGTCTTTCCGCAGATCGATGATCAGGTTCATCAGACCTCCCACCGTTTTAGCATCAGATGCTTCCTGCTCATTCTTAAGAGCGATGACCTGATACACAAAATCCTGCACAAATGCGCACATCTTTGTCCAGCATGAAGCACCTATTTCAGAAGGGTTGAGATGTCCATCTTTGATAGAATTGATGAGACCAGTCAATTCAAAAATACCGGACAGGGCATTTGGCACATTAAAGTCATCGTCCATGTTGGCCAAAACACCATCCATCATTT
This window of the Saprospiraceae bacterium genome carries:
- a CDS encoding DUF3667 domain-containing protein, whose product is MAKRRIKSMKCMNCGRSFLAQDNYCPECGQENHTPNQPIRHLFLEFLESFLHFDTKLFTSLRYLFFRPGKMSLEFLRNQRARFVPPMRLYIFISVIFFILISNLTDRGNQVNFKYSNGISGQGEPDTLQFFDFKYVWNPDSSTMLNKNLLNSNTIDSLLLAQDLELSFYNRTVLKTYIKFFTGNFSKNALFEKFIKIISVLMFVLMPVFALLMYLVHIRSKRNYYEFLIFSIHNHTALFSLLLIFMMIDSWVYSSYWIFLLFMVWLVFYFISSQKTCFGQSTLKTIFKTCLVGFSYLIILFFFLIISVIAGFIMV
- a CDS encoding redoxin domain-containing protein; the encoded protein is MQILCMFMLIGCIPKGAQLGKPAPELVSMRWWNKEIPSLRSLQSKVVLIRWWTDECIFCIASADALNEWHQTLSDSGLVVLGIYHPKPAPRKLEENEVYEYIKDKNFTFPIAEDAQWKNLNRYWLEDGPKDFTSVSFLLDKKGVIRYIHEGGEYHKDFVEGHSECIRQFNRIDSTIRVLLNEN
- a CDS encoding geranylgeranylglyceryl/heptaprenylglyceryl phosphate synthase, whose protein sequence is MNKDHLYKQILLQKQKGRKSLAVLLDPDHIKSVDFDLILRKSIQSKVDFFFIGGSLILDDAMPELIRKIKIQTNIPVVIFPGNGMQIHNSADAILLLSLVSGRNPEYLIGKQVEASMTLRNSGLEIIPTAYILIDGGQVSSTAYITQTIPIPADRFPLALATAIAAEQLGFKLIYLEAGSGASTPISNEMVSCVSQSIQIPLITGGGIKNGKACFDLYKNGVDLIVVGNALEQNPQLVTELIQARDDAHQIHIDS
- the rsgA gene encoding ribosome small subunit-dependent GTPase A codes for the protein MKKGLVKRSTGSWYEVYLPETKQTLKCRIAGKMKLLEKELTNPVAVGDFVNLSEEGDEQGIIQSILPRKNFIARQSPRKKHQIHLIAANVDLAIVVSTIKEPDLKLGFIDRFLLTTEPRDIPVLILFNKSDLWDAEDWETFRAVEWMYQRIGYSVLPVSTIHHSNIDQLKELIRNKTCLIAGQSGAGKSSLLNALDPEMDLKTSALSNYTGKGTHTTTFAEMFEISENTFVIDTPGIKTLGFNNMEVMDVAHNFKEFFQFSDRCRFGNLCTHRNEPGCAVKEAIENNEISALRYQSYLSICEELEGQNYWERKKKY